From the genome of Methylocystis echinoides:
CACCGTGCATCACCATGTGTACAATCTATCCTTAAACCCAAGGGCCCTTAGGGCTACCCGCGACGCGTTCTCACCCATCGGCAGAGATGGTTTTGATAATCTAGAGACGCGTTGAGGCTGGGCGGCCCGTGGACAAATTCGAAGGAGAGGAGATTGATGAAATCATTTCCTCTTGCAACACAGCCTTAGAAGAGTTGGGCGAGGAGGCGCCGCAAGTCGAAGAAACGCATGCTTGGCTAAGCGTTTATTCCCCAGTCTTTGACATCAGCGCTGACAAATGGCGATTCAAACTTGGCAAAGACCCAGTTTACGTCGATATTTCGGATACTGAAATCGCCAAGGATACGTTGACGCGTGGCGGTTCATTTGCAGAAGACGCTTACTACGTGCGCCTCCAAATCAGCACACCAAAAGACAAGTCTGGGAAGATGGGCAAGCCGACTTACAAGATCATTGAGGTGATAAAGTTTGTGGCAGCCCGGCAGCCATCACAAGGTTCTCTATTCGATCAGGAAAAGGACAATGGCTCTCCCTGATCACTCGTCTGTAGTTGGCACCGACTTGAGGCCACGCGCGAGAGAACGTGGAAAAATCCGTGGAGAAGTGCGCAACCAATTGTTTTAAAATGGATAGCTGCTCCCTTCACACGGGAGGGGTCACAGGTTCAATCCCTGTGCCGCCCACCATTAAGCCTCTTGAAAACCATCAGGCTTCAAAAATCCTGATTTCAGGACTTGGGCGCCTCGGCGCAGAACGGCCCACGAACGTGTGCTTTCTATCCGCGGAAAATCCGTGCGAAGTCTTCCTGCTCCGACACTTAACCTTGGATTGCTCGCGCGCGAGTATGACTGCTTGGCTCCTTAGAACGGGAGCGCCTGGTTGATGACCCTAGACGAGCAAAGAAAGTCGCCTGGATCGTCCGATCGGACGGGTGCGGTCGGGATAGCAAGCCCCACGAAGGCCGAGAAGGCGCAAGGGCGTAACGATGGCGCACGACGAATTGACATGCCGGCTATTGGATGCCGATTGCGAGGCGATTCAGAAAGCCGCGTTTTGTATTCTCCCTGTAACGGCCGATCCATCGCAGGAGCCTTGCCGGTTTCGGCGCAGAAATAAAGTGTGGCGTTGGGTCGTTGTTAATAAAACACACCCGCGGGAGCTCAGGCGACAAAATTGTCAGGGCCCTTTGGACATCACGCGCTTTTCAAAACTTGCGGCGCCAATTGACGAACTGTGGTCGCCATCATCACTTCGAACTGATCGCAAAACAGTGTAGCTGGCGCCGGCTTTCAAACATTGATGAGGAAGAAAGAACGTCCGACAATTTCATTGGACTTCGCCAGACTGGCGCGCCGTCTTTAGCGCCTAGGAAAGGTGAAAAATGCCGCGCCGCTCGCCGCTCGTCCCTGCGCTGGAAGTTGCGCAGCTTTTGCTCTAAGGGTTGCCCCGCCAGGATGAAACCTGCACAGCGGCGGACATACTTGGAGTAACAAATGAGAAAATTGACGTTAGCTTTTTTGGTAGCATCGATGATGACGCCGGCGCTCGCCCAAGCGGCTCAACCGCCTAAACCTCCATTGCATCCCGTACATCCTGAACATCCGGAGCATCCCGACCATCCTCCGCCGCCTCCAGGATGCGATCACAGCAGAAAATGTCCGTCGCCTCATTGAGGCAATTGCGCGCCCGTTAATTTCCATCGTCGCTTGCAAAGCCGGCCTCGTCGCGAGGCCGGCGTTTTTGATTGAGCGGCCGCGAGAAAACCCTGCAGAAAGCCGCAACGCACGTCGTCCACGAAACGGCGTAGCCGGTGGCGTCGAAGATCCTGACAGATGGCGATCAGATAGGCTTGTCGGGGTCCCCGCGCCGTACTCCCGCCGTTTCAATAGTTCCCCGTGTGCACAAGGCGGTCGCGAGGAGATTTTATCGGATCAACGAGCCCGCCCCGCCGACGCGCTACGCACGACTTCGACGCTCTATTTTTCCGCCGCGATTTGCTTGATCAGGGCGACGACCTCAGCCACGGGGGGCCGTCGCGCGCCAATCACCCTGCAAGGCTACGGAACGTACGCGGGTCGGTGGTAAACAGAGATGGCAGTAAGAAGGCCCGCCGAGGGCGCCCTCAGGCGGGCCCCACGTTGCGCCGGTTTTCGCGTGGCGTTTGGGCTGCGGACAGCCGCTGCGATGCGAGGCGTTTCGCAACGTGCGACGTTACACTTAGGGTTTAAGCCGGCTCCCCGCAATACAACGTGCCTCTTCCCCGCCGAGTCCGGGTCGATCGACGCTTCCGGCGCGCCCGCGGCCGTCGCCGTCGCGATTAGACGACTTGGCCTGGCAAAGACTGGAAATCCCGCGAGCAAAACTAAATAGGAGCGGAGACCAAGCGGGAGGGGGCGCCGCGCAATGGCGGTAGACGACAAAGCGGGCGCGGCCAAGCCGTCGCAAGAGGAATTCGCTATCCATGAGAGGCTTGGGCAGGAACTTCGCCGCTCGTTCGAGGCAGTGGTTGAGGAGCCGCTCCCGGAGCGGATTGCCAACTTGCTTATACAGCTAGCCCTCGCGCAAGCCCTGAAGCTCGGAGGCGAGGAAGAAGGGCGTTTGGGCTGGCCAGGCGGCCCAGCTTTCCCACCCCGAAGGCCCGGCTTCTGATTGCAAGAGCTCGGCATGCAACCGCCTTGGAGCGGTTGCATGCCTTTGACTCAACTCAGCGGAGATGTGGAACTGAGCCGAGCAAAGTGGGCTAGAAGCAGGTGCAACCGCCGCCGTAGCCGTAGGTGACCGGGTAAGCGGCGCCGTAAGCGCCACAGCCCGCCGAGCCCCAATAACCCGGACTTGCGGCGCCCCAGTAACCAAACGGCGCGGCGCCGAGAGCCAAGCCGGTCGCCAGGCCGGCTCCTAACCCCAAACCGCCATATCCCCAGCGGCCCCAGCCAGGCCTCGCATACCCCCAGCGGGCGTAACCCCAGCCAGGTCTCGCATAGCCCCAATGGCGCCCCCATCCGCCGCCATATCCCCAATGACGGCCCCATCCGCCGCCATATCCAATGTGGCGGCCCCATCCGCCGCCCCAACCGTATCGACCCCATGCGGAAGCGGGAGTGGAAATCGAGAACGCTCCGACCAGCGTAACTGCGGCCAGCGCCGTCGTGAGCAGTTTGTGTGAGTTTCTCATTGCCGCGTCTCCGGGTCCTTGCCTGACAAAGCCCCTCGGCCAGCCCATGCAACGCGAGGCCCATCGGGTTGTTCCCTCGGCGAAAGAGGGCTATTCGGCCGCGCGTTGCGGAAACCTGTGTGGGCCGTGCGGATGCAGGCGGCTATCGGCGATGTTTCCGTGCGCCAGAAGAGGGGGACGGACCGCCCCCGGGACTCTCTACCGCGCCCGAGCGACCTATGCGATGCGCCGCCATACGGACCCGGACAGGCCCTTCCGCTTTTTTGCTGCGATCAACCGCTGGAGCCGACAGCGACAGCTTCGGTGAAAGGGG
Proteins encoded in this window:
- a CDS encoding NepR family anti-sigma factor → MAVDDKAGAAKPSQEEFAIHERLGQELRRSFEAVVEEPLPERIANLLIQLALAQALKLGGEEEGRLGWPGGPAFPPRRPGF